Proteins co-encoded in one Kribbella solani genomic window:
- a CDS encoding ROK family transcriptional regulator → MARRGTNLDRVGGFNDAVVLDAIRRSEQLSRVELAEATGLSGQAISNIARRLLDAGLVREAGRLRGAGLGKPRTLLELEPTGQYAVGVHLDPSVVTVVLLDLTGEVVARRPVDQVADEPGVLIDGIAKTIEDAISEAGAARDRVTGVGIAAPGPIDVERGMVVDPPNLSAWHRVPLRDELQRRTGLPVVLDKDVTAAASAEKWAGQGGSFVFFYLGTGVGAGLVIGDEVVRGSSSNVGEIGHVIVDPDGPVCYCGRRGCVGESSQPRYLVQQAVQAGVLAQGIDLDDRQAVDTAFSRLCRLAADGSGVPRDLIATLAGRIAKVVEDIANLLDLDRVVFGGPHWEQLAPVLGDAVRAALDGRFLLRSVHPFEVTGTALGADVGAIGAGSLVLDQTFSPNPSLALVGER, encoded by the coding sequence GTGGCTAGGCGAGGTACGAACCTGGACCGCGTCGGCGGTTTCAACGACGCGGTCGTGCTGGACGCCATCCGGCGGAGCGAGCAGCTCAGCCGGGTCGAGCTGGCCGAGGCGACCGGTCTGTCCGGCCAGGCGATCTCGAACATCGCGCGCCGGCTCCTCGACGCCGGCCTGGTCCGCGAAGCCGGCCGCCTCCGCGGCGCCGGCCTGGGCAAACCGCGAACCCTGCTCGAGCTGGAGCCGACCGGCCAGTACGCGGTCGGCGTACACCTCGACCCCTCCGTCGTCACGGTCGTACTGCTCGACCTGACCGGTGAAGTGGTCGCGCGGCGGCCGGTCGACCAGGTCGCCGACGAGCCTGGAGTTCTGATCGACGGCATCGCGAAGACGATCGAGGACGCGATCAGCGAGGCCGGCGCGGCACGCGACCGGGTCACCGGGGTCGGCATCGCGGCGCCGGGACCGATCGACGTCGAGCGTGGCATGGTCGTCGACCCGCCGAACCTTTCCGCCTGGCACCGGGTTCCGTTACGCGACGAGTTGCAGCGGCGTACCGGGCTGCCGGTCGTGCTGGACAAGGACGTCACCGCCGCCGCCTCCGCGGAGAAGTGGGCCGGGCAGGGCGGCAGCTTCGTGTTCTTCTACCTCGGTACCGGGGTCGGCGCCGGGCTGGTGATCGGCGACGAAGTGGTCCGCGGTTCGTCCAGCAATGTCGGCGAGATCGGTCACGTGATCGTCGACCCGGACGGCCCGGTCTGCTACTGCGGGCGGCGCGGTTGCGTCGGCGAGTCGAGTCAGCCGCGGTACCTGGTGCAGCAGGCGGTCCAGGCCGGAGTGCTTGCCCAGGGCATCGATCTGGACGATCGGCAGGCGGTGGACACGGCGTTCTCGCGGTTGTGCAGGCTGGCCGCGGACGGTTCCGGCGTACCCAGGGACCTCATCGCCACGCTGGCCGGGCGGATCGCGAAGGTGGTCGAAGACATCGCGAACCTGCTCGACCTGGACCGCGTGGTGTTCGGCGGACCGCACTGGGAGCAGCTTGCGCCGGTGCTCGGCGACGCGGTCCGGGCCGCGCTCGACGGGCGGTTCCTGCTCCGGTCGGTACATCCGTTCGAGGTCACCGGTACGGCGCTCGGCGCGGACGTCGGCGCGATCGGCGCCGGCAGCCTGGTACTGGATCAGACGTTCTCTCCCAACCCCTCGTTGGCACTTGTCGGTGAAAGGTGA